GCTCACGTAAGGGGCCGCCTCGTCGGTCAGCTCCAAGGCCCACATCAGCCCCATACCCCGCACCTCGACTACGTTCGGCTTGCGCTCGGCCAGCAACCGCAGTTGCTCGCCCAGGTAGCCACCCACATCCCGCACGTGCGCCAGGAAGCCTTCGTCTGACACTCGGCGCACCACCACCTGGGCCACCCGGGAGATGAGGGCGTTGGCAGCGAACGTGCTGCCGTGATCGCCCGGCTCGATTACCGAAGCCACGTCCTCGGTGACCACCACCGCGCCCATGGGCAGTCCCCCTCCCAGGGGCTTAGCCAGGGTCATCATGTCCGGCTCGATGCCGTACTGCTGATAAGCCCAGAGCCGGCCCGTGCGCCCTAACCCGCACTGAACCTCGTCCACGATCAGCAGCAAGCCCCGATCGTCGCACAGCCGCCGCAGCCCCCGGATGAACTCGCCATCCGCTACGTTGATGCCTCCCTCACCCTGGATGGGTTCCACCACGATGGCGCAGGTCTTGGAGGTAACCGCTCTCTCAGCCGAGTCCAGATCGTTGAAGCGGGCTACACTCACACCCCCGATGAGGGGCCGGAAGGGCGCCTGATACTGCTCTCGCGGGGTGGCCGCCAAGGCTCCGAAGGTTCGGCCGTGAAAGGCCCCGGTGAAAGCCACAATCTCGTAGCGGTCCGCCCCGTCCCGGCGCCCCCACTTCCGGGCGAACTTGAAAGCGCCCTCGTTGGCCTCGGCACCCGAGTTGCAGAAGAAGACGCGATCCCCAAAAGACAGATCGGCGAGAGACTGGGCCAGCCTGGCCATGGGCTCCATGTGGTACAAGTTGGAGACGTGGAAGTACCTGCCCGCCTGATCTTGGATGACCTGCATGATCTCGGGATCGCCGTAGCCGAGAGCGTTGACGGCGATGCCGGCGGAGAAGTCCAGATAGCGGTTGCCGTCGGTGTCGTAGAGATAGACCCCTTCGCCCCGGTCCAGCACGAAATCGGATCGTCGGTAGGTCTGGACGATGTATCGGTTCTCCAGAGCAATGACTTCGTCGCGTAGGCTCAATGTCCCTCCCTCACGTAGCGGCAGCAGTTGTGACCGCTCGTGCGGTCATCCCTGCACTACCGCGGTGCCGGCCCGGCCTCCGGTGGCGATGATCTCCAGGCCGCCGACGTCGGTGATGATCGCCTCCGGCACTCCCGCCTCGACTGCCTCCAGGGCCGACCGCACCTTGGGCACCATGCCACCACTGATGGTACCGTCCGCGATCAGAGCCTGGGCCTGAGCTGCCCCGAGACGCTCGAGCACCTGGCCTCCTGCCATCACGCCGGCAACGTTGGTCACCAGCAGCAGCGATCGGGCGCCCAGGCCCCGGGCGATTCCCAGCGCGGCGTGATCGGCATTGACGTTATACGTGCCGCCGTCGAGGCCGAGCGAGATGGGGGAGATCACCGGCAACAGCCCAGCGGTCAGTAGTGACTGCAGCCCTCGGGCATTGACCTCTTTGACCGCCCCCACGAATCCCAGATCCCCCGCGCTGTGGCGCATCTTCTCGACCCGGATCAGCCCCAGGTCCACGCCGCTGAGGCCCACCGCTGCTGCCCCGGCAGCCACCAGCCGGGCCACCAGGCGCTTGTTTACTGTGCCCGAAAGCACCATCTCGGCCACCCGGAGCGATTCGGCGTCCGTCACTCGTAGCCCGTCCACGAAGGCGGGCTGCAAGCCGAGCTGTTTCTGCAGGGCGGCTATCTCCTTGCCGCCCCCGTGCACCAGCACCGGCCGGGGATCCGTCATCCGCACCAGAACGGCGATGAACCTATCCAGGAAGGCGGCATCGTCCAGCTCGTTCCCGCCTACCTTGATGACTACGCTATCCACGACCGAAAGCCCTCTTGGGATTGGTGTCGGAAAACATCCTCACGTCCTCCGCCGAGAAGCCTTGCTCCCGGAGCAGAGGCAGAAAGAAGCGCGACAAGAAGTCGAACGGTCGCTGGTCGCCTCCGTGGGGCTCCCCAGGCCGATACCAGCCCGCATCCT
The genomic region above belongs to Anaerolineae bacterium and contains:
- a CDS encoding aspartate aminotransferase family protein, with amino-acid sequence MSLRDEVIALENRYIVQTYRRSDFVLDRGEGVYLYDTDGNRYLDFSAGIAVNALGYGDPEIMQVIQDQAGRYFHVSNLYHMEPMARLAQSLADLSFGDRVFFCNSGAEANEGAFKFARKWGRRDGADRYEIVAFTGAFHGRTFGALAATPREQYQAPFRPLIGGVSVARFNDLDSAERAVTSKTCAIVVEPIQGEGGINVADGEFIRGLRRLCDDRGLLLIVDEVQCGLGRTGRLWAYQQYGIEPDMMTLAKPLGGGLPMGAVVVTEDVASVIEPGDHGSTFAANALISRVAQVVVRRVSDEGFLAHVRDVGGYLGEQLRLLAERKPNVVEVRGMGLMWALELTDEAAPYVSKGYREGAIMLVAGPRVLRLLPPLVIGKEHVDEMIAILDRVLPDQG
- the argB gene encoding acetylglutamate kinase; the protein is MPRGLSVVDSVVIKVGGNELDDAAFLDRFIAVLVRMTDPRPVLVHGGGKEIAALQKQLGLQPAFVDGLRVTDAESLRVAEMVLSGTVNKRLVARLVAAGAAAVGLSGVDLGLIRVEKMRHSAGDLGFVGAVKEVNARGLQSLLTAGLLPVISPISLGLDGGTYNVNADHAALGIARGLGARSLLLVTNVAGVMAGGQVLERLGAAQAQALIADGTISGGMVPKVRSALEAVEAGVPEAIITDVGGLEIIATGGRAGTAVVQG